CATCCGATGTTGTGGCTTGCGCGATCTTTTTGGGGAGCAGCCACTGCCAGCTGCAGGACGCCTTCTTTTCCGAATACGTCGGCTCGTAGTTGAAAATGAGTCGCTGTGTGTTTTCTATGCTTCTTGGGGGCTTGAACCGCTCGACGTACTTGCTCCATGAGCCCTTGCCCACTCGCTTGTGGAAGCGGTAGTACGCGAATCGCTGAGGAGTGGGAAGTGGGAAGTGGGAAGTGGGAAGTGGGAAGCGGGATGAGAGGCGGGATGAGAAACGGGATAAGAAGTGGGAAGAGACGCGGGGATGTCATTAGTGGGGTCGCTCTTAACGCTAGGATGTGCGAGACGGGCTTCTGCCCATCCGCACGCGCTGCTGTATGCGCTACTGCACCACACGCTAGTCACCCTTCAAAGCTAACCTTCTGGTTGTGGAAAAGGGGCCTTCTCCTGACGCTGCTGATGGGGGGGGTGAGCGCTCCGAgcattttgcttcttcggGGAGATGTAGGGGTGGGGTGTAGAAGAGACTTTTGGGGGGCCTGTTCCTGGAGAAGCTGCTCTACCGGCCCTTTGAATTCCCTTTTGTGGGTGCGCCATTACATTCGTGCCTACGTACAAACGTATGTGTGCCTGTGCGTAGGTATGCCTATGCGTATGTATGCCTGTACGCACGCATCTAATGGCGCATCTATACATCTCTGCAGTGGTGCGATGtatagccattttttttctcgcctCTGGTGCGCGTGGATCGGAACGGGTTGACGATTTTGCCGTTTCACGTTTGGGTCTCCCGCTATTTCCACAGCGGGGGCTGCACgcgtgatttttttttttttttttttttttttccatcacaTATGAACCGCTTAACATGGAGGAGTATACTTTTGCGAGCGAGTGGTAGCTACACGgttagtgtttttttttctccttttttttccttattttctCTCCCGTGAGAGACCCAACTCGCAGCGCAGTTCCGCGCAGGCATCTACCGACTGCGTCCGAGGGTGAATGCCTCCGTTTGTTGGCTGGCCGATTGGTGAACGCGTTGTCCCTGCAGTGTCACCACAGCGTTGCCGCCACGCCGAATTGAGGCTACACCGCGCCGCCACCACACCGCGCTACCGCGTTACTGCGCTACCGCTATACCGCTCCACCGCCACTCTCCGCAAAATGAACCTGGACGAGTTCAACGAGCTGGTGGAGCAGAGGAACCGAATCGAGCGGGAAATCCAGGAGAACGTGAACTTCCTGGAGGCCCCAGAAAACAAAGGCGTGGGCTTGCACGGCAAGCTGGTAGATGAAGAAGGATTCCCCAGAAACGACATTGACATATATAGCATCCGAGTGGCCAGGAACAAAGTCATCTGCTTAAAAAACGATTACCTAAATGTGAGCAAAAGAATAGAGGAGTACCTCCACAAGGTTCACACGTCCCACCCTGTCATACGAGTACAGAGGAGTAAggcgaagaaggaagaaggagatgACCCAAATGAATCTCCCCCAGAGAGTTGCACACAAGATTATGATGAGTCAGCACCTGGTTATGAACTCCTAAtagaagaagcgaaaagaaGTACCTTTGCGATGATCGATGAGCTGGTGGAGAATTCCCCTTCACATAAGGCAGGGCTACGCattaatgattatataattcaatttggggatgtacaaaaaaaaaaaaaaaaaaatgaagaaaatgaaaaggaagatgCAGACATTTTCAACAGAATTGCAGCTTACATGCGTAACAATCCCACCAGAATTAAAGTCAAAATTTTGAGAGAGgggaagatttttttttactttgtttttccaaataGGACTCCCAATGGGTTATACATTGGATGTCACCTGACGCCGATCAGCGTGGGTGGGGGTAGTGTGTAGTGTAAGGGGGTTCCCAATCAGTCCCCAATCAGTCCCCAATCAGGTGAGAGGAGGCCACAAGATGAGATGgggcacaaatggggagaggtTACCCATAAGAGGGAAAGAAGTTACAATGGAATGGGAACTTCCCCGTGGTTGCTACATAGTGATGATGGTGACGTCGGATTGGAGGACGGGGGAGACAAAACAGCTTCGAATTGATCCCCCCAGGGGAATGAAACGTTAAGTTGTTCGAGTGCCCTTCAACTGAGTGATGACCCAGTCGTTCACCTCGTATGGCACCACTCAAGTCCTCCTACCATTTATGTGTGTACTCTGCTGATGGGAGTGCTCCTGATCGAAACGCTACGTTGCTCGttaggggaggggggcagaTGGCGCAAGTTCTTCCGGAGGGTCTCACAGAAGGCCACACAGATTCTCTATGTCCAGCATGAAGTGTTCGAAGCTTCCAAGTTTGCAATTCAGCTTCTTGGCGATCCTGCAATGGGGGGGGCGTGGCACCGTGAGAAGTACGCGCGGGAGCGACGGACAAAGTAGCGCGCAGCGATTGCACCAGGTGAATGTGCCCACGGGTGATCTGCACATCGTCTGTGCACTCCGCTTCGAAGCCACTTCGACGCCACTTCGacgccgcttcgccaccgcttcgccaccGCTTCgacgccgcttcaccaccgcttcaccaccgcGCGCGCTTACCACTTGGCGTAAATGTACGTCTTCAGCTGCCGCTCGAAGGGCAGGTAAAAGAACATCTTGAAGAGCTCCCCGTCGACTACCCCCTTGCAGTTTTTGGAGGCCAAGCTGACTTTGTACTCTCGGTAAGAGCTGTGGCTCAAATTCCCGAGGGACGAGATATTGTCGTTGATAGCAATTTCGATGCACAGGGCCCTCTTGAACTGCAGGAAGTTGGAGAAGGGAATGAGGGCGCTGATCGAGCCTTCGCTGGAGGCGCACAGGATGCTCTGCTCCTTCTGCAGAATTTCGTTTCGGCGCTCCtcgctggggggggaaacagaaaatgtgaagcgaAGCAGCGGTgaaaggaggaaaatgtgaagcgaAGCAGCGGTgaaaggaggaaaatgtGAAGTGAAGCAGCGGTgaaaggaggaaaatgtgaagctcAGAAAAGGTGTCTTCTCTTGCGTGACGTTGCACCAATGAGTGCATCGCGTGGAGTTGCCTTTTCTactgctctttttttttctccttttttttctcctttttttgcctctcccgATTCGTACTCGTCGACCAGGTTCCTCAAGGACGTCGAAAACATTTTGTTGACGACGCTCCCGTGGTTGAATTGTGAAACGAGCTGCAGATTGGGGGGGCATAACGCATATAGTGACGTGGGTGCGCACGAGGAAGCACCGCTATGTGTACATACGAACGCACGTGCACACATGCGCGCGCCTTTTTACCGATAGCTTGAAAGACTCTTCGTCGTTGAACTTGATGTTTGACCTGCGCAAAAAGCGTTTCGCAGTGGAGTTACAAATCGGTTGTGCGAGTGGTGTGTTCTGCCCACAGTGAGTGGTTGATAAGGGAGCCGGTTTGAGAAGC
Above is a window of Plasmodium vivax chromosome 8, whole genome shotgun sequence DNA encoding:
- a CDS encoding 26S proteasome regulatory subunit p27, putative (encoded by transcript PVX_095340A) translates to MPPFVGWPIGERVVPAVSPQRCRHAELRLHRAATTPRYRVTALPLYRSTATLRKMNLDEFNELVEQRNRIEREIQENVNFLEAPENKGVGLHGKLVDEEGFPRNDIDIYSIRVARNKVICLKNDYLNVSKRIEEYLHKVHTSHPVIRVQRSKAKKEEGDDPNESPPESCTQDYDESAPGYELLIEEAKRSTFAMIDELVENSPSHKAGLRINDYIIQFGDVQKKKKKNEENEKEDADIFNRIAAYMRNNPTRIKVKILREGKIFFYFVFPNRTPNGLYIGCHLTPISVGGGSV